The Aminipila terrae nucleotide sequence TACTAAAGAATTTTAAGGAAAGGCCTTCTATTTCAAAAAAATACTTAAAGCAAGTAAAAGAAGCCACAAAAAAAATTGCGGTATTATATCCATCTTATATGATACTTCCTAATAACCAGGATAAATTGTCAGCTTCCGAAACAGAAGTACTTAATTTAATGGCTCTGGGAAAGGCAAATAATGAAATTGCTGACTACTTAAATATATCTTTAAACACGGTTAAATTCCATATAAAGAATATATATAGCAAACTGGGAGTGAATAATCGTTTTCAGGCGGTGCATACAGCCAGAGACAAAAGGATTATAAAATAAAAGAAAATGAGCTGTCAATCAGCTCATTTTATCATTTTCTCCTGTTTTATCTTATAATCAATAATGTGACGGGAGGCCAGTTCTTTGTAAATCTCATCCAGACTGATACCTAGTTCAATCATGAGAACCATTACGTGATAGGTGAGATCTGCTATTTCATAAATGGTTTCTTTTTTGTCACCAGCCTTTGCTGCAATAATGACTTCAGTAGATTCTTCACCAACCTTTTTCAATATTTTATCAATACCTTTTTCAAAAAGGTAGGTAGTATATGATCCTTCTTTTTTTTGTGATTTTCTGTTTTCAATAAGTGAAATAAGGCTTTCAAGGCTAAAAGGCATTCTTTCAGTTTCATTTATATAAATGGTGTTATTAAAACATGAATCGGTTCCTAAATGACAGGCAGGACCGTCTTTTTTTACATATACGGCCAGAGCATCTCTGTCACAGTCTGTTTCTATTTTTAAAATGTGTTGGAAATTTCCTGAAGTTTCACCTTTAAGCCATAGTGCTTTTCTGGATCGGCTCCAGAAACAAGTCAAACCCTTTTCCATAGATATTTCCAAACTAGTTTTATTCATATAAGCTAAGGTTAATATTTCTTTTGTCTCTGCATCAATGACGACAGCAGGGATTAAACCCTTTTCGTCAAATTTAAGTTCGTCTGCGTTAATCATAAAAATTCTCCTTTGAAGCCCTGCCCATATGTACCATGTGGCTTGCAGGTTTTTATACAGAAATTTCTGCAGCTGTAGCTGCTGAAGTTTTTTTCAGTTATCGAACGATAATTCCGTTTTTTTGAAGTTCTGATTTTAAGTCTTTGATTTTAACCTCACCAAAATGGAATATAGAGGCGGCAAGTCCGGCATCTACCTGAGGAAGACATTTAAAAAGTCTGGTAAAATCATTTGTGGATCCAGCTCCTCCCGAGGCAATGACCGGAACGTTAACAGCATTACAGACTGCTTCCAGCATTTCCAAATCAAAACCCTTTTTTACTCCATCCGTGTCAATGCTGTTTACAACCACTTCGCCTACTCCTTGAGAAACACAATTTTTTATCCATTGAATGGCGTCCATTCCGGTGTTCTCACGTCCTCCCTTTGAAAATACTGTCAGTTTGCCATTTACACGCTTTATGTCGACAGAAAGAACTACACATTGATTACCGTATTTAAGTGCTGCTTCACCAATAAGGCCTGGATTTTTAATGGCCCCGGAATTAACACTTACTTTATCAGCACCGCATTTTAAGACTCGGTCGAAGTCAGCTATACTGTCAATACCACCACCTACTGTCAGTGGTATAAAAATGCACTTGGCAACCTGGCGTAAGATGTCCGTAAAAAGTTTTCGGTTTTCGGAAGAAGCCGTGATATCGTAAAATACCAGTTCATCAGCTCCATTATCTGAATAGTATTTTGCAAGTTCTACAGGTGAAGAAACATCTGTGAGTCCTGAAAAATTAATTCCCTTTACCACACGGCCATTTTTTACATCAAGGCAGGGAATTATTCGTTTTGTTATCATAGGGCTGCTCCTTTCATATTTTTGATGCTTCAATAGCAGCAGATAAATCAATGGCACCTGTGTATAGCGCTTTCCCCAGTATGGCTCCGTGAAGTTTCATCTGAGAAAGTGATTTAATATCTTCCATTGTGGAAATCCCCCCCGAAGCAATGATCTGAATGGAGTAGTCCTGGGAAAGTCTTCGGTAAAGCTCCAGATTGGTTCCCTTCATAGCCCCGTCTTTTGAAATATCTGTACAAATAATTGTTTTGACTCCCATGTCCTGCATTTCCTGACAAAATTCATGGCAGCTGCAATTGGAAAGTTCAGTCCAGCCATTTATGGCCACTCTGTCATCTTTTATATCTACGCCAACAGCAATCTGCTCTTTATAATTTTTTATAGCTTCTTTAAGAAACTTTTTATCTGTAATGGCAGCAGTACCTATAATAACCCGGTTAACCCCTATAGAAAGGTATTTTTCTATAGTTTGCATGTCCCGGATGCCGCCCCCCAGCTGGGTAAACAGGTTTACATTTTCAACAATTCTTTTGATAACGGATAGATTTGAAGTTATCCCGTTTTTTGCCCCCTCCAGATCAACAAGATGCAGGAAAGAACTGCCCTGAGATTCAAAATATCGGGCAGTGTGCAAGGGATCTTTGTCGTATACGGTCATCTGGTTATAATCCCCTTTAAATAAACGTACTGCAGCACCTTCGTATAAATCTATAGCAGGATATATATTCATATTAATCTCCAATCTCACAAAATGCTTTTAAAATATTAAGACCCACAATACCGCTCTTTTCGGGATGAAACTGGCATCCATAGATATTCTTATAAGCTACAGCTGCC carries:
- the hisA gene encoding 1-(5-phosphoribosyl)-5-[(5-phosphoribosylamino)methylideneamino]imidazole-4-carboxamide isomerase, with amino-acid sequence MNIYPAIDLYEGAAVRLFKGDYNQMTVYDKDPLHTARYFESQGSSFLHLVDLEGAKNGITSNLSVIKRIVENVNLFTQLGGGIRDMQTIEKYLSIGVNRVIIGTAAITDKKFLKEAIKNYKEQIAVGVDIKDDRVAINGWTELSNCSCHEFCQEMQDMGVKTIICTDISKDGAMKGTNLELYRRLSQDYSIQIIASGGISTMEDIKSLSQMKLHGAILGKALYTGAIDLSAAIEASKI
- the hisF gene encoding imidazole glycerol phosphate synthase subunit HisF — translated: MITKRIIPCLDVKNGRVVKGINFSGLTDVSSPVELAKYYSDNGADELVFYDITASSENRKLFTDILRQVAKCIFIPLTVGGGIDSIADFDRVLKCGADKVSVNSGAIKNPGLIGEAALKYGNQCVVLSVDIKRVNGKLTVFSKGGRENTGMDAIQWIKNCVSQGVGEVVVNSIDTDGVKKGFDLEMLEAVCNAVNVPVIASGGAGSTNDFTRLFKCLPQVDAGLAASIFHFGEVKIKDLKSELQKNGIIVR
- the hisIE gene encoding bifunctional phosphoribosyl-AMP cyclohydrolase/phosphoribosyl-ATP diphosphatase HisIE; protein product: MINADELKFDEKGLIPAVVIDAETKEILTLAYMNKTSLEISMEKGLTCFWSRSRKALWLKGETSGNFQHILKIETDCDRDALAVYVKKDGPACHLGTDSCFNNTIYINETERMPFSLESLISLIENRKSQKKEGSYTTYLFEKGIDKILKKVGEESTEVIIAAKAGDKKETIYEIADLTYHVMVLMIELGISLDEIYKELASRHIIDYKIKQEKMIK